A DNA window from Actinokineospora baliensis contains the following coding sequences:
- a CDS encoding ABC transporter ATP-binding protein, translating to MDQTSTLGALRRLLPYLKPVRGRLVLAGAAVLCSMICGLTIPLVLQQILDGPIARKETGPLPLLIIAVAVLGVVEALMFYVRRKLVAGPCTLVEARMRADLFSHLQRLPISFHDRWQSGQLLSRAVGDLATLRRFIAFAGIFLVVNVLTLVMGLVLLFFLAPVLGVITLICAAPLVFISTQYESKYAGLTRRSQDQVGDLATVVEESVLGIRVLKAFGRGPHLAKRFARQARELRTTELAKMRLLALLWGAIILLPELGISAQLLFGSLGVADGSLTVGTLVAGVTVATYLRWPTDSIGWLLAETNQAATAAARYWEVRDAEVTITDPVRPKDLPADGVGAVRFEGVRFAHQGSDREILSGVDIDLRPGETVALVGATGSGKSTLTMLVPRLADITGGRVTVDGVDVRDLRLADLRSVVAMAFEDPVLFSASVRENVALGAEGVTDEQVREALRVAQAEEFVDRLPWGLDTRIGEEGLSLSGGQRQRLALARAVVGKPKVLVLDDPLSALDVHTEAEVERALRSVLSDVTALVVAHRPSTVRLADRVALLDGGRIVAIGTHEQLLKTSAAYRDQLSTLDDEPAEVAS from the coding sequence ATGGACCAGACATCGACTTTGGGGGCGCTGCGCAGGCTGCTCCCCTATCTCAAACCGGTCCGGGGCAGGCTTGTCCTGGCCGGGGCGGCTGTGCTGTGTTCCATGATCTGCGGGCTGACGATCCCGCTGGTCCTCCAGCAGATCCTCGACGGGCCCATTGCGCGCAAGGAGACCGGGCCGCTCCCGCTGCTGATCATCGCGGTGGCGGTGCTCGGCGTGGTCGAAGCGCTGATGTTCTACGTGCGGCGCAAGCTCGTCGCCGGGCCGTGCACGTTGGTTGAGGCTCGGATGCGGGCCGACCTCTTCAGCCACCTGCAGCGGTTGCCGATCTCCTTCCACGACCGATGGCAGTCGGGCCAGCTCCTCTCGCGGGCGGTCGGCGACCTGGCCACGTTGCGCCGGTTCATCGCGTTCGCGGGGATCTTCCTGGTCGTGAACGTCCTGACCCTGGTCATGGGGCTGGTCCTGCTGTTCTTCCTGGCGCCGGTGCTCGGCGTGATCACGCTGATCTGCGCGGCCCCGCTGGTGTTCATCTCGACGCAGTACGAGTCGAAGTACGCGGGTTTGACCCGGCGGTCGCAGGACCAGGTGGGGGACCTGGCGACCGTCGTCGAGGAGTCGGTGCTCGGGATCCGGGTGCTCAAGGCGTTCGGCCGCGGCCCGCACCTGGCGAAGCGGTTCGCCAGGCAGGCCAGGGAGCTGCGCACGACCGAGCTGGCCAAGATGCGACTGCTGGCACTGCTCTGGGGCGCGATCATCCTGCTGCCCGAGTTGGGCATCTCCGCCCAACTGCTGTTCGGCTCGCTCGGGGTCGCGGACGGTTCGCTGACCGTCGGCACATTGGTCGCGGGCGTCACCGTGGCGACCTACCTGCGCTGGCCGACCGATTCGATCGGCTGGTTGCTGGCCGAGACGAACCAGGCCGCGACGGCGGCTGCGCGGTACTGGGAGGTGCGCGACGCCGAGGTGACCATCACCGATCCGGTGCGGCCCAAGGACTTGCCTGCCGATGGTGTTGGCGCGGTTCGGTTCGAAGGGGTTCGGTTCGCCCACCAGGGAAGCGATCGGGAGATCTTGTCCGGTGTGGACATCGACCTGCGGCCGGGCGAAACGGTGGCGCTCGTCGGTGCGACCGGGTCCGGCAAGTCGACCTTGACGATGCTGGTTCCCCGCTTGGCCGACATCACCGGCGGTCGGGTCACCGTTGACGGCGTTGACGTGCGGGACCTGCGGTTGGCGGACCTGCGTTCGGTGGTCGCGATGGCGTTCGAGGACCCGGTGCTGTTCTCGGCCAGTGTGCGGGAGAACGTCGCGCTCGGTGCCGAGGGGGTCACCGACGAGCAGGTGCGCGAGGCGTTGCGGGTGGCGCAGGCGGAGGAGTTCGTGGACCGGTTGCCGTGGGGGCTCGACACCCGGATCGGCGAGGAGGGCCTGTCGCTGTCCGGCGGGCAACGGCAGCGCTTGGCCCTCGCGCGCGCGGTGGTCGGCAAGCCGAAGGTGCTGGTGCTCGACGACCCGTTGTCGGCGTTGGACGTGCACACCGAGGCGGAGGTGGAACGGGCCCTGCGCAGCGTGCTGTCGGACGTCACCGCGCTGGTCGTGGCGCACCGGCCCAGCACGGTACGGCTCGCGGAC